Below is a window of Bacillus horti DNA.
GGGCGTCCGCATTTGTAGGAATAAGGGCGGGTTTGGAAGCATACTCTCCGACTCAATTGTCATTTTTGAGATACGCTACAGCATCCCTGATTCTTCTGTTGTTTATCGGTAGGGAAAAGATCCGTCTTCCTGACAGGAAGGATATACCTAGAATAATGATAATAGGATTAATTGGCATTACGATTTATAACGTTGCATTAAATTTTGGAGAAGTAAGTGTTACAGCTGGCGTAGCGAGTTTTATTGTCAACACGGTTCCGATCTTCACATCCATACTTGCCGTTTTGATTTTGAAGGAAAAGATGACTTATTGGGGATGGGGTGCTATTATACTCAGTTTCCTAGGGGTCTCGATCATATCTTTAGATGATATTCGAAATATGCATATTAGCAGTGGAACTCTTCTGCTCTTGATAGCTGCGATCTCACAGGCCATATTTTTTGTGTTGCAAAAACCTTTGCTGATTAAATATCGCCCAATTGAGGTAACTACCTACGCTATTCTAGCAGGAACCTTATTTATGCTTCCGTTTTCACATGATATAGTAGATGGGATTAAACATGCACCTACTGCTAAAACCATGGTTGTCATCTATTTAGGCATATTTCCAGGTGCACTCGCTTACCTGTCATGGTCGTTTGCTCTATCAAAAGTACAAGCATCGACTGTATCGAGTTTTCTTTTCCTAGTTCCATTATTGACCCTAGGGATTGCCTGGATTTGGCTATCTGAAATCCCAACAATGTATACATGGATCGGAGGAATTTTGATTTTAGCAGGAGTTGTTTGCATGAATACTCTAGGAAAAGCTAAATCCATTCCAGCCGAAGGACACATAAATTTGACAAAATAATTATTAAGCTATACATGGTTAGATTTATCAGAGGAATCCATTATCTGGCGACAGCAATCTTTGAGGATCTGGATGGTAAGACCAAACTCACTTATCGCACAGTATTTGAAGAAAATCTGAATTATTGGTTAATGAATAATACAGGTTAAGGTTAATTAAAGAATTTAAGTTATTCAAGAAAAGGGCGCTTTACGGGAGCAACGAAAAAAGCCCAATCTCTCAAATATAAATGTTGAGAAATTGGGCTTTTTAATACGGTAATTTTCTAAATGTTGTAAATCTGCATTTTCTTGATGCTACCCCTATAAATGAATCCACACCAGTCATGTTGAGAATGCTGCTTGCTCCTTTAGCGTATTCAAATCAAGAATCATTAGGCCTCTTCGATCCATCTGCAAGACTTTCTTTTTGCGCAGCTGATTAATAAAGCGATTTGCTGTTTCTCTTGTTGTTCCAATAGCACTAGCAAAATCTTGGTGAGTCAGAGGTAACGGAATATGAATCACACCGTCTTTATCAGTCCCATTATTTTCAGCAAGCTGAAGCAGGAAAAGCATCGCTCTTTCATTCACATCATGTCCAGTCATTTCCTGTAGCTTCTTTTGGAGCTCAGCTATTTTTTCTCCCATGCCCCTCATGACTTTTATGGCGATTTCGGGAATATTCATCATAAGCGTTTCAAAGGCTTGGATAGGAATAGCGTATAATTGTGTATCAACAATCGCTTCCGTAGTTGCCGGATATGGAGCCTGATTAAAAAATCCAGTATGAGGGAACATATCGCCAGGCTTTAGAAAACAGATGATGTGTTCATTTCCATTTTCATCCGTTTTCCACGCTTTCACTAAGCCACGCTGAATGAAATAAACCGCTTCTTTATCACTAGCCTCTCTAAAGATAATTTCTTTCTTTCGGTATGAACGCTGAATCGTTATATTCCACACGTATTGTAGCTCATCTTCTGTTAAATTACGAAACAACGGAATAGATTGTAAAACCCCAAGCTTTGACTTCATTTCGTTCACACTCCCATTGCAAAATGAGGACCTGTTTGCCTTCGCTATAATTATCTTAGTAAAATTATACACTTGATCCACAGATCGGGTTGTGACATATGTCATAGTGAAATCATCACTATTTTATATGATGATAGGTGAATTAGGTTTAAGAAATTCACTCAGCCAATGACTGATCTGGGAGGTATATATGAAGAAATTAATGTATGTCATTGTTGCTATTTCCTTTCTCGATATGTTTGTCCAATTTCCCATAATGAGTCCACTTGCGCTAAGTCTAGGAGCAAGCTCTGCCACGATAGGCCTAGTAATGGGGAGCTACTCATTTACCAACCTTTTTGGGAATGTATTAGCTGGAATATGGGTTGATCGATACGGTGCAAAAAAAATATTTGTACTTGGTATGCTTAGTACAGCCTTTGTCATCCTTTTATATATATGGGTATCCACACCTTTCCAACTCATTATTGTCCGTTTATTACATGGTTTGATCAGTGGTTTATTGACACCAAGTATATTTACTTGGGTCTCTCAAATGAGGAAAGAGGATCAAAATCTGCAGGGTAAAAATATGGCTTTTTCAGGAGCAGCAGTTGGAGTAGCCGCCGTTTTAGGACCAGCCTTTAGTAGCCTAATAATGGCCGGTATAGGGATACATGCTGTGTTCTATTTTATGTCCATTTTGTTACTGATTACAGGAATCATTTGTGCACTTTTCATTCGCGGTAGACAAAATAATCCTCGATCCAGGACATTGCACCACTCTTCACAAACAGATGAACAGAAGAATGAGTGGAAGGTATTAACCAGTTATCTCCCGGGTCTTGTTCTTCCTTATATCGGTTCCTTTAGTTTAATGTGTGTCATGGGAGTCCTCACCTATATGCTTCCAATAAAGGTTCAAGAGCTTGGATTGGACATCAAAACAGGCGGTCTAATGCTGAGTACATTTGGCTTTGTTGCTGTCTTATTTTTTGTTCTCCCAAGCAATCGGATATTTGATCGCTTTTCTTTAAATACCATATTAATAACTGGATTCATATTCTTAACGGCAGCGTTATGGATGCTATATTTCTTTTCTCAAGAAGTACTTTTATACATGGCCATGGGTGTTTATGGTCTTGGATTTGCTTGTATTTTTCCAGCTATAACAAAACAATTAGTCGAACATATTCCTGATGAAGTGAGAGGAAAAGCATTCGGTCTTTTTTACGCCATCTTTTCTATTGGGGTCGTTGTGGGTTCTGTTTTAGTGGGTATGCTGACGACAAGCGTTGATGATGGCTTTAAGCTTGCCGCAATGTCTTTAACAGTGCTTTGCCCTGTATTGTTAATCTTAACTAAACAAATCCCATCAAAAATAGCTGTAAAGGCGTGATAGCCGTCACAGTTAAGTGAACACACATGAATTAAAATGAGGGAAAGGAGGCGATCATATGAAACAAACATTTTCAGGATCCCAAACAATTGCACAAATCGTAACAGATTTCCCTCATGCCGCTAATCTGTTTAAAGAATTCAAAATAGACTTTTGCTGTGGAGGACAACAAAGCCTAACTAAAGCTTTAGAGCAAAAAGGTTTAGATGAAGAGACTTTTATTCAAAAATTAAGGACGTCATACGAAGAAGAGAAGAAGAGGGGAGAACAACAGCTAACAATGTGGAAATTAGTTCCCTCTGATAAACTCATCGATCATATCGTTCACACTCATCACGGATATCTAAGACAAGAGCTTCCAGTATTGAGTAGTTTTATTACTAAAGTTTCTCGCGTCCATGGAGAAGCTCATCCAGAGCTAATAGAATTAAATCTCCTTTTTCACCAGATGAAGGTAGAGCTAGAGCAGCATTTGATCGAAGAAGAGGAGATCCTCTTTCCATTAATTAAACGAAAAGATGGTCAAGCTTTCTCACCATCAGAGAAAAGCTTGTTTGAAAAAGCAGAGACTGAACATTCGACTGTAGGAGAAATTCTGCAAAAAATGCGAAGCATTACACAGGATTATACTCTTCCAGAGGGTGCATGTGGAACGTATACACTATCCTTTCAAAAGCTTGAGTTACTTGAAGCAGATATTTTTCAGCATGTCCATCTTGAAAATAACATTTTATTTACTCGCTTCACTCAATAAGGTATCGAATTTTATACTTTCTTATACTGTTAGAAAAACCTTCTGCAGGATCGCTCTTAAAGAAGCACTTGAGCGATCTTACAGAAGGAGATGTGAAAATTAAAGCGAGCAAAGTATACTAAACTCTCTATCTAATAAATCTAACATGCTCTATAAGTCCGTTAGCCACACGATATACGGCTACAACATGGGAAATGTCCTTAGAACCACGTGATCCTGTAACATGCTCCTCATCTAGAACATAGCTTCCAATCTGTATTCTGGATACAAGCTCACAATGTAGGTTTGGACTCATTTCAAAAAGCTCCGTATATCTTTTCCGCATAGCCTCATGACCTTCCATTAAGACGTTTCCTTGTGCATCCTCAACGACACAGTTCTCCGTATAACATTCCATAAAAGAGTCAATATCCCGATTATTGTAGGCCTCAAGCTGTTTTTGTGCAGGTCTAAGGATATCGTCATTAAATGAGTGTTTACTCATAGCTTTTCTCTAGCTCATCTACTAATGATCCTACATAGGCTACCGCTTTACGAATCGGATCAGGCTGTGACATGTCTACACCGGCCATTTTCATTAGATCAAGTGGATTTTCAGTACCTCCTGCTTTTAGGGCACTTAACCAGCGATCCACTGCTGGCTTTCCTTCCACCTTGATCTGCTCTGCCGCAGCTGTTGATGCTGTCAACCCTGCTGAATAAGTATAAGGGTATAATCCCATGTAGTAATGAGGCTGACGCATCCAAGTTAACGCTGCCCCTTCATCAATATCCACCGTATCACCCCAGAAGGAAGAAAGAATATCTCCTTTTTGTTCTGTTAATGTATTAGCTGTAATAGGATTCCCGGACTGTGCATGAGTATAGATTCTACGCTGCAGTTCAGCCTCTAGTAAATGAGTGACAAAATTATGATAATACGTTCCTAGTGACTGAAGAATAATCCAACGTCTCATCCTGTTATCCGTAGAGTTAGCCAACAGATAATCTCTTAGAAGCATCTCGTTCATCGTAGATGGAGCTTCAATGAAATACAAGGAAGGGCGAGTGTTCACCATACGTTGATTGCGTCCTGCTAAAGCAAAATGACCGGCGTGACCTAACTCATGAGCAAGGACAAAAGCTCCTCTCATTGTATCTGTCCATGTAATTAGAATATAAGGATGTACACCATACGGACTAGCACAGAATGCCCCTGTTGCTTTACCAACGTTATCGGCAAGATCAACCCAGCGCTCTGTAAGAGCTTGTTCCATAATTTCAGTGTATTCAGGTCCCATTACAGACAAGGCTTCAAGAATAGTCTTGGAAGCTTCTTCATACGTTGTCGCTGGTGAAAATTCAGGATCTAGTGGTGCACGTAGATCACAGAACATCATTTTATCTAATCCAAGTATGCGCTTCTTAAGCTGAGCATAGCGACGCATATGAGGAGCTAGTTCCGTTTGGATAATATCCAGCTGATTATGATACATCTCTAAAGTCACTTTTTGCGGGTGTAAAAGCATATGAGTAACAGATTCATAAGAGCGTAGCTTTGATAATACGACTTGTTTTTGAACCTCAGTAGCAAACGTAGTTGCAAATGTGTTTTTGTATTGCTTTAAGGTCTTGGTAAAAGAGCCAAAAGCCTTCCTTCTTAAATCTGTATCTGGTGAAGATTCATAATGATCCTCATACAAGGCAAAGGAGACAGGCTGCTCGTTGCCCTGAGCATCTACGATTGGATCAAATTGCATGTCTGAGAGCTTACTTCTTGAATAAACCGTATAAGGTGAAGTGTGTACTTGACCTAACGCTGCGAGTACGGCTTCTGTTTCCGGTGATAAAGAATATGGCTTTTCTTCTAGGATGTCTAGTAACGTTTTCTCAAAAGGCTTTAATTCAGGTTCATCTTTTAGATAAGCAAATACCGTTCCTTCTGTTAAAGAAAGGATTTCAGACTTAATAAAAGACATGGCGGCATTTGCCTTAGAATGCAGGGCAGCAGCAAGGGAATGGTTCGCCTGATTTAAAGCATCTGTTCCATCCTCAGATGAACGAAGATTAGCGTATGTAAACACACGCATAAAACGCTTCATGAGCTCTTCTTCAGCAGTCAAGCAGGCCAATAAGGTAGAAGCCCCTTCCGAGAGCTTACCCTTGTATTTTGTAACAGAAGGTAAATCCTGTTCAATCGCTTGAAGCTCATCCTTCCAGTGTTGCTCTGTTTCAAATAAATCCTCAAGCTTCCAGGTTTGCTCAATAGGCACTTCAGAACGTAATAATCTAGTTTTCATGTTTTCAATCTCCTTTCATCACATCAAAAGCAAAAGAAATTCGAAAGTTTCGTATTCCTAATTATTTAATTATATATGATATAGATCGGCGATGATATCGAAGATTGAGATTTTTTCAAAATTAATCCATAGGAATGATTCATTTTTCCTTCTATAATAGTGACATATAGATGACACTATTACTGTGAGAGACTAGATATAGATCACTTCTATGTAAAAGAACTAAGGAGGATATGCTTTGAATCGTATTGATCGGTTACTGGCTATCGTTATAGCCCTGCAGCAAAGACAGGAAACGGCTCAATCGTTAGCAGATAAGTTTGAAGTATCCAAACGGACGATATTTCGCGATCTACAATCCCTTGCTGAAATGGGTATCCCATTATATTCTCACTCTGGACCTCATGGAGGGATCAGGCTAATGGATGGATATGCATTACCACCTTTAAAGCTTACCACTCAGGAAGCCATGACCTTACTTTTTTCACTAAATGCCGTAACTCAGCTAACGGATACTCCTTTTAACCAAGAAAGATGGACGGTAATCGATAAGGTTAAAGCTATTCTCCCAGAGGATCAGCTCAGGCAATTAGAATCTGTACTGAAAAGCTTTACTATAGAGATCCCAAAAAGATCATACAAAGTACCTCATTTAGCCCCGTTACTTTCCTATACCGCAAATGCAGTGTGGCTGAAAGTCTTTTATCGATCTGCCAATCATCAAAGGTGGCTAGATATTCTCCCTCAACAGGTCTATACCGCTCACGGCTTTTGGTATTGTCAGGCCTATTCAGCAACACATGAAGAGGTGCGAACATTTCGTGTAGATAGAATGGACAATCTAGAGGAGCTAGATAATATAGCCATGCATGAAGAGGTTGATGTCAAAAGACTGGCTAAATTCGCTAACCAGACACATAAGTCATCAAATGATCAAAATTTAAGCGATGAAAGAATTCCAATTAGGGTAAAGGTCACTTATAGAGGAATGCTTCAGGTGGAGCAGGATCCAGAAATCGGGGAATGCTTGATGCCCATTAGTGAAAATGAATGGGAGGTACGCTTTGATTTACCACTAACTGAATGGAACTGGGCTGTGCAATTTTTTTATTCTTTAGGCTTAGAAGCAGAGGTGATTGCTCCTGAGAAGCTTCGTTTAGAAATAGGAGGCCTAGCCAAAAAGGTTTATTCAACATATTTTAATAGTCTTACAGAAAAATAAAAGCAAAAAATGGGGGTACAGAATGTCAATAAATCCAATCAATACGTATGAAGAAGCGGTAGAACTAATCCATAAAGTTGGGATTCTCCCTTTGGCTCGATTAATTCCTACTCATCCATCTTTAGTGAGTGTGACGCCAGAAAAAAGCTGGCATACAGGTACAGAATTTGACCCATGGAGGTGGCGGACGAGGTTTGCTGCTGATGGTCATGCCGCATATGGAAAGTTTCTAAAGAAAAAAGCCGTATTTATCTCTAGAAAAATCTTTCCATATGTACAAGAAATACTAGGAAGCGAAAGGGCGATTTCGGCAAGATACAAAGATGGAATGGTAACGGAGCCCGCTGTGCGCTTGTTTGATATCATTCAGGAAGAGCCTGGAGTGGAAACAAGGGCCTTACGGCTTAAAGCTGGTTTGCAAAACAAGGATTCGAAGAAGCGCTATGATCATGGAATAAATGAGCTACAGGGCTCCTTAGATATTGTCATTGCAGGAGTTAGTGAGAAAAAAAATAGGCTTGGGGATATAAGTGGCTGGAGTAGTACATCCTTCCAAACAGCCGAGCAATGGATGCAGGAGAATAGAATTAAACGCAGTCAAGTAGGAGAAGAAAAAGCTAGAGAAAAGCTATACTCCCATTTAGAAGCTGTGTGCCAGCCTGAAGCTATTACTTTTCTGAAGAAGCTTCTATAAGGAAAGAACAAAATAACAAATTGAGCTTAGTGAGTAGCACATTATTTTAGTGGACTGAATACGATAAAAACAGGATTCATAGTGATAGTGGAGAGGATTACCAATAGGGGAGCTGATGATGATCGTGACCCAACACCAGGATTATGTGAATAGTGTGCTGCGGAAGCTAGATATCATTACAGCTACTCTCCTTCTTACTGGACAAGTCACGATCGGTGGAGTTTTTTTGCAAACAAATAGTTCCTTTTCAGTTACAGTAGGCGGACCTATTACAGGAGGGTATCGCTTAGAAAGCAAAGATAAATCAAAGCTGGGGAATGCTGTTATTGATATCATTGACGTTTTACTGGCTATCTTTCTATTAGCAGATAAAATCAATGTCCAAGGTACTTATTTCACCTTAGGCAGATTTAGTGTTGTTTTGGGTGGTCCTTTGTTTAGGGGAGCTAAAACAGAAGCTAGAGATGCTCATGAGTATGCTCGTGACTTCAATAAATTCCTAACCGCAACTAAAAGATAAGAGGAGGGAGACAATGTCTTTAACAGATATACCTACAACCAGACCACCTGAGGGGGTGGCGTTTGCTGTAGCCCTTTCCATTGCTCTTTTTATTTTTTTCCAAACTAAGCCGAAAGAAGCAGACCTATACGAAGCCTCTAGAAAAAGATAAAAATATGACGACAGAGTAAACGGGATAGGTGTTTTTTTTAAAAATACTCATTTCATATTTTATCAAGATAGCTTTCGTGTTGTTCAGGTTCGATATTATTTTCAACATGGGCTGTTAGAATATGTTCGGTGTAGAAAGGTGGATGTCTCTGCCTTTCTTTTTTAACGTTTAAAAAAGTATAAAATTTGATACCATGTTTTCTTCAAATTTTATACTTTCTGACGGCAAGAAAGGCTTCCTCTAATGATGGACTAGACGACTTCTTCGAGGGGGCTTCGATAGAAGCTTTTCTTATGTCTTATAACCTTTACAAAGGCTTGATTTTCTAAATATTTGATCATACAAATGTTACCTTTCCTTAATACCAACTTAATACAATACCAGTACAATGACAGTAATCTCAACCCAATCATGAGGTAGGGAGAGAAAAATCGATTTTCTGCTTGTTATACTCTAAAGAATGAATTTAAGGGAGGACAAACACATGCTTAGACTTGTATTAATTGGAGATTTACATTATCCCCATGTCGAGGAGCCTAGCCCAGAGTTTATCCAAGCTAGAGAAATGTTCTATTCTACTTTTTTACGTGAATATTTAGCCCAAGAGGCTGACTGGCACATTTCAATCGGGGACCTTACTAATCTAGGAAGACCTGACGAGCTAGATTATATTTATAATCATATTTATGAAAGTCACCGTCAATTTCGTCATGTTCTTGGTAATCATGATGCTTACGCTTTGCCTAAAGTACAGCTACTAGAAATTACAAAACAGCCACGATACAACGCAATAGAAACACCTGAGGCACACCTAGTTTTCTTAGATTCAACAAGAGAAATGGATTATGACGACTGGGGTGGAGTGCTTGATGCCGAACAAATGAGCTGGTTAGAGCAACAGGTCGAAATGTCCGGCGAAAAACCATTACTTGTTTTTGCTCATCATCCAATCTTTGAAACAACGACTCGTTCGGAGTTGGATAAAGGCTCAATACACCCTGATTACGATATCCAAAGCATATTAGCGAAGAAGAAGGGTAAGGGCTTTTACTTCTGCGGTCATAATCATGCTCATTCTATCGTTGAAAAAGAACAGTGGCATTATATTCAAACAGCAGCTTGCCTAGATCAACCTGGCTTTAGAATCATTGAAGTGAGTAAGAATGAATTTTCTACTCATATTGTCCCTCTAACGGATATGACAGCTATTAGTGCTACGTCCATCATTTATAGTGAAATGGATCATTTCACACATACTCCTAACGCTCAGGGACAAATATATGACCAGTCTCTCATTTATAAGCTCGAAACAGATAAGAAAGAAGTTATTAGATAACACGAATTAGCCTAAATAGAAATCGTAGAATCTGATCTTTGAAGTTCTAAATGAATGGTTTAGAAAGGAGAGACAGATGTGGCTCAAATTGTTCTAAGGAATGTGTACAAAAGGTATGAAAAAGAAGCGGTAGTCGAGGATTTAAATGTGACTATTAGTGATGGTTCTTTTACGGTTCTTGTAGGACCTTCTGGCTGTGGTAAATCTACGACCTTAAGAATGATTGCCGGGCTTGAGCAGCTAACAAGCGGAGAAATCTGGATCGGTGACCGTTGTGTAAATCATGTCCCACCAGGAAAACGGGATGTAGCAATGGTCTTCCAAAACTATGCCCTGTACCCCACAATGACTGTGAAGGAGAACATTGAATTCGGGCTAGTGAATCGGAAGGTACCAAAGCAGGAAAGACAGGCATTAATAGCCGAGATATCTGAAATCGTTGGGCTGTCCAATTACTTGAATAAAAAGCCTCAAACGTTATCCGGTGGACAGAGACAACGAGTTGCCTTAGCAAGAGCTATGGTTAAAAAGCCTCAAGTATTCATTCTAGATGAGCCGTTATCTAATCTAGACGCTAAGCTCCGTTCACAGATGAGGACAGAATTAATTCAGCTGCACCAGCGCTTAGGAACAACCTTCGTCTATGTAACCCACGATCAGGTTGAAGCTATGTCAATGGGGGATGAGATCATTATAATGAACCAAGGTAGAGTTCAGCAGGCGGATTCTCCTTTACGTGTCTATCATGATCCGGACAATGTCTTTGCTGCTCAGTTTATCGGTACGCCAGCGATGAATGTTATTACAGTCGATCAGTTACAGAGGGCAAACCTAGCCTTACAAGCATCTGTACACTATGTTGGCTTCAGACCAGAAAAACTTCAGATCAACCCCGAAACATCTCTTAATGGGCTCGTTCTTCAAGGAGATATCTTAACTAGAGAAACGTTAGGGGCGGAGATTATCTATCAGGTCCATACTGAAGCAGGGAAGGTACAGGTGAAAAGCTTTTTAGCTCCAGTTGAACACGCCAAGCAGGTTCAGTTATTTGTTGCGCAATCGGATTTGTATTTCTTCGATCAAAAGGGGCAGAGAATAAGGCAACAAGAAAAGCTTGAACGCCCAAAAATTGTAGCAGGGGGAGCCTAAAATGTCTGCCTGGACAAATTTTCGCCCTTATCTCATGGTCAGCCCTGCTTTAATCGTTTTTGTCTTGTTTTTTATCTACCCGATTTTTTACATGCTATACCTAAGTGTTCAT
It encodes the following:
- a CDS encoding DMT family transporter → MNKSWLIIGSIATTLLLWASAFVGIRAGLEAYSPTQLSFLRYATASLILLLFIGREKIRLPDRKDIPRIMIIGLIGITIYNVALNFGEVSVTAGVASFIVNTVPIFTSILAVLILKEKMTYWGWGAIILSFLGVSIISLDDIRNMHISSGTLLLLIAAISQAIFFVLQKPLLIKYRPIEVTTYAILAGTLFMLPFSHDIVDGIKHAPTAKTMVVIYLGIFPGALAYLSWSFALSKVQASTVSSFLFLVPLLTLGIAWIWLSEIPTMYTWIGGILILAGVVCMNTLGKAKSIPAEGHINLTK
- a CDS encoding Crp/Fnr family transcriptional regulator encodes the protein MKSKLGVLQSIPLFRNLTEDELQYVWNITIQRSYRKKEIIFREASDKEAVYFIQRGLVKAWKTDENGNEHIICFLKPGDMFPHTGFFNQAPYPATTEAIVDTQLYAIPIQAFETLMMNIPEIAIKVMRGMGEKIAELQKKLQEMTGHDVNERAMLFLLQLAENNGTDKDGVIHIPLPLTHQDFASAIGTTRETANRFINQLRKKKVLQMDRRGLMILDLNTLKEQAAFST
- a CDS encoding MFS transporter, which produces MKKLMYVIVAISFLDMFVQFPIMSPLALSLGASSATIGLVMGSYSFTNLFGNVLAGIWVDRYGAKKIFVLGMLSTAFVILLYIWVSTPFQLIIVRLLHGLISGLLTPSIFTWVSQMRKEDQNLQGKNMAFSGAAVGVAAVLGPAFSSLIMAGIGIHAVFYFMSILLLITGIICALFIRGRQNNPRSRTLHHSSQTDEQKNEWKVLTSYLPGLVLPYIGSFSLMCVMGVLTYMLPIKVQELGLDIKTGGLMLSTFGFVAVLFFVLPSNRIFDRFSLNTILITGFIFLTAALWMLYFFSQEVLLYMAMGVYGLGFACIFPAITKQLVEHIPDEVRGKAFGLFYAIFSIGVVVGSVLVGMLTTSVDDGFKLAAMSLTVLCPVLLILTKQIPSKIAVKA
- the ric gene encoding iron-sulfur cluster repair di-iron protein; translation: MKQTFSGSQTIAQIVTDFPHAANLFKEFKIDFCCGGQQSLTKALEQKGLDEETFIQKLRTSYEEEKKRGEQQLTMWKLVPSDKLIDHIVHTHHGYLRQELPVLSSFITKVSRVHGEAHPELIELNLLFHQMKVELEQHLIEEEEILFPLIKRKDGQAFSPSEKSLFEKAETEHSTVGEILQKMRSITQDYTLPEGACGTYTLSFQKLELLEADIFQHVHLENNILFTRFTQ
- a CDS encoding nuclear transport factor 2 family protein, whose product is MSKHSFNDDILRPAQKQLEAYNNRDIDSFMECYTENCVVEDAQGNVLMEGHEAMRKRYTELFEMSPNLHCELVSRIQIGSYVLDEEHVTGSRGSKDISHVVAVYRVANGLIEHVRFIR
- the pepF gene encoding oligoendopeptidase F, translated to MKTRLLRSEVPIEQTWKLEDLFETEQHWKDELQAIEQDLPSVTKYKGKLSEGASTLLACLTAEEELMKRFMRVFTYANLRSSEDGTDALNQANHSLAAALHSKANAAMSFIKSEILSLTEGTVFAYLKDEPELKPFEKTLLDILEEKPYSLSPETEAVLAALGQVHTSPYTVYSRSKLSDMQFDPIVDAQGNEQPVSFALYEDHYESSPDTDLRRKAFGSFTKTLKQYKNTFATTFATEVQKQVVLSKLRSYESVTHMLLHPQKVTLEMYHNQLDIIQTELAPHMRRYAQLKKRILGLDKMMFCDLRAPLDPEFSPATTYEEASKTILEALSVMGPEYTEIMEQALTERWVDLADNVGKATGAFCASPYGVHPYILITWTDTMRGAFVLAHELGHAGHFALAGRNQRMVNTRPSLYFIEAPSTMNEMLLRDYLLANSTDNRMRRWIILQSLGTYYHNFVTHLLEAELQRRIYTHAQSGNPITANTLTEQKGDILSSFWGDTVDIDEGAALTWMRQPHYYMGLYPYTYSAGLTASTAAAEQIKVEGKPAVDRWLSALKAGGTENPLDLMKMAGVDMSQPDPIRKAVAYVGSLVDELEKSYE
- a CDS encoding helix-turn-helix transcriptional regulator, giving the protein MNRIDRLLAIVIALQQRQETAQSLADKFEVSKRTIFRDLQSLAEMGIPLYSHSGPHGGIRLMDGYALPPLKLTTQEAMTLLFSLNAVTQLTDTPFNQERWTVIDKVKAILPEDQLRQLESVLKSFTIEIPKRSYKVPHLAPLLSYTANAVWLKVFYRSANHQRWLDILPQQVYTAHGFWYCQAYSATHEEVRTFRVDRMDNLEELDNIAMHEEVDVKRLAKFANQTHKSSNDQNLSDERIPIRVKVTYRGMLQVEQDPEIGECLMPISENEWEVRFDLPLTEWNWAVQFFYSLGLEAEVIAPEKLRLEIGGLAKKVYSTYFNSLTEK
- a CDS encoding metallophosphoesterase family protein: MLRLVLIGDLHYPHVEEPSPEFIQAREMFYSTFLREYLAQEADWHISIGDLTNLGRPDELDYIYNHIYESHRQFRHVLGNHDAYALPKVQLLEITKQPRYNAIETPEAHLVFLDSTREMDYDDWGGVLDAEQMSWLEQQVEMSGEKPLLVFAHHPIFETTTRSELDKGSIHPDYDIQSILAKKKGKGFYFCGHNHAHSIVEKEQWHYIQTAACLDQPGFRIIEVSKNEFSTHIVPLTDMTAISATSIIYSEMDHFTHTPNAQGQIYDQSLIYKLETDKKEVIR
- a CDS encoding ABC transporter ATP-binding protein, whose amino-acid sequence is MAQIVLRNVYKRYEKEAVVEDLNVTISDGSFTVLVGPSGCGKSTTLRMIAGLEQLTSGEIWIGDRCVNHVPPGKRDVAMVFQNYALYPTMTVKENIEFGLVNRKVPKQERQALIAEISEIVGLSNYLNKKPQTLSGGQRQRVALARAMVKKPQVFILDEPLSNLDAKLRSQMRTELIQLHQRLGTTFVYVTHDQVEAMSMGDEIIIMNQGRVQQADSPLRVYHDPDNVFAAQFIGTPAMNVITVDQLQRANLALQASVHYVGFRPEKLQINPETSLNGLVLQGDILTRETLGAEIIYQVHTEAGKVQVKSFLAPVEHAKQVQLFVAQSDLYFFDQKGQRIRQQEKLERPKIVAGGA